GTGCTCGTAAAACTTAATCCCTTTTGACCTGAGCCATAATCGATATTCCTCAGGTATACGGAGTTCTTCCGGGGCAATAAAGTTAAAAACCGGATTAAAGTGGCTCATGGCCTGTACCAGCGAATGTACCGTGCGACCATATTTAAGATCGCCAACCAAAAACACATTCAGATTTTCCAACGTTCCCTGTGTTTTTTTGATGGAATATAAATCGAGCAAGGTTTGGGTGGGATGCTGGTTGGAACCGTCGCCCGCATTAATAATCGGCACCTGTGACTGTTCGGCTGCATAGCGGGCACTCCCCTCCATGGGATGACGCAACACAATCAGATCGGTGTAGTTGCTTACCATGCGGATGGTGTCTTTGAGTGTTTCGCCTTTGGTGGTAGACGACGATGACGAATTGGAAAAACCCACTACCCTGCCCCCCAGCCTGCTAATGGCCGTCTCAAAGCTCAAGCGTGTGCGTGTAGAAGGTTCAAAAAACAAGCTGCCTATCACTTTGTGTTTTAGCAAATCCCGGTTGGGGTTGGCCTCAAAATCTGCGGCCAGTCGTACGATTTTAAGGATTTCGTCCTTAGTAAAATCGTTAATAGACACTAAAC
Above is a window of Saccharicrinis carchari DNA encoding:
- the pyrB gene encoding aspartate carbamoyltransferase, with protein sequence MRNSSLVSINDFTKDEILKIVRLAADFEANPNRDLLKHKVIGSLFFEPSTRTRLSFETAISRLGGRVVGFSNSSSSSTTKGETLKDTIRMVSNYTDLIVLRHPMEGSARYAAEQSQVPIINAGDGSNQHPTQTLLDLYSIKKTQGTLENLNVFLVGDLKYGRTVHSLVQAMSHFNPVFNFIAPEELRIPEEYRLWLRSKGIKFYEHDEFTDIISRADIVYMTRVQRERFVDPIEFAKVKDVYILKNAMLDNTKDNLRILHPLPRVNEIDCDVDANPKAYYFQQAENGVYARMAIICSILGLA